One Mycolicibacterium rufum genomic window, GCGGCGTGTTCTGGCTGAGGGCCCGGATGGTGACGCCGCTGTCGGCTGACGGGCTGTCGGTCGACGCGGTGCGCGACGGTCTGGCCGCGGGCACCGTCGACTTCGCCGTCGAGCAGGCCCGCGGCAGCGGCCCGTTCACCGCGCTGGCCACGCTGAGTTTCGAGCGCGCGCTATGCGGCGACGAGCCCGAGTGCGATCAGCCCTTCGACCCGACGGTGCGCAGCGGCGCCGAGGTGACGCTGCTGCCGGACTGGCTGACCTCGCTGCGCCGCGCGGCCTACCGCAACAGCCGCGAGGGCCGCGGCGCCGAGTGAACCGGTCCTGACCGCCTCCACGCCGCAGTCGTTCACAGGTGTCATATCGTGGCGGGCATGGACTTCGCGATGTCTGCCAAGGCGGCCGACTACCACCAGCGGCTCACCGATTTCATGGTCGAGCACGTCATTCCGGCCGAAGAGTCGTACGACCGCTACCGGCTGCAGGCGGGGCACGACGACCACACGGTGCCGCCGGTCATCGAGGAGCTCAAGAAGCTGGCCAAGGAACGCGGGTTGTGGAACCTGTTCCTGCCCGCGGAGTCCGGGCTGACGAACCTGGAGTACGCGCCGCTGGCCGAGCTGACCGGCTGGAGCATGGAGATCGGGCCCGAGGTCACCAACTGCGCGGCGCCCGACACCGGCAACATGGAGACCCTGCACCTGTTCGCCACCCCGGAGCAGCGTGAGCAGTGGCTCGAGCCGCTGCTGGCCGGTGAGATCCGCAGCGCGTTCGCGATGACCGAGCCCGCGGTGGCCTCCAGCGATGCCCGCAACATCGAGACGACGATGCTGCGCGACGGGGACGACTACGTCATCAACGGCCGTAAGTGGTGGATCTCGGGCGCGGCCGATCCACGCTGCGCGATCCTCATCGTGATGGGCCGGACCAATCCCGATGCGGCCAGTCATCAGCAGCAGTCGATGATCCTGGTGCCCACCGACACCCCCGGAGTGTCGATCGAGCGGTCACTGCCGGTGTTCGGCTGGC contains:
- a CDS encoding acyl-CoA dehydrogenase family protein, which codes for MDFAMSAKAADYHQRLTDFMVEHVIPAEESYDRYRLQAGHDDHTVPPVIEELKKLAKERGLWNLFLPAESGLTNLEYAPLAELTGWSMEIGPEVTNCAAPDTGNMETLHLFATPEQREQWLEPLLAGEIRSAFAMTEPAVASSDARNIETTMLRDGDDYVINGRKWWISGAADPRCAILIVMGRTNPDAASHQQQSMILVPTDTPGVSIERSLPVFGWQDQHGHCEVTFDNVRVPASNLLDQEGSGFAIAQARLGPGRIHHCMRAIGVAERALALMIDRVQKRVAFGKPLAEQGVVRESIALSRNQIDQTRLLCHKAAWTIDEHGNKSKDAQVLVAQIKAVAPKMACDVLDRAIQVHGGAGVSDDFPLARMYGWHRAMRLFDGPDEVHMRTIARAELGREKSALAAAVTR